The stretch of DNA CCCCACCCACCCAAAATTGAGAGCACTGGGGCGGACAGTAGCACACACAGGGTGAGGGCGAGCGACACGCGAGCAATGACTCGTAGATTGTACGGCATGCATGCGGTGGCCATGTGACGCGTCAATGAGCAATGCGTCGGACGGCCAGGCGGTTCGCATGGTGGCAGAGGTGACACCCACCGGCAAAGGCAACGTCAATCAGCTAGATCTATAGGAGTACTATTGTCCACCTCCTTACAAATCCTTTCTCATAGGAGTTCTGAAGCGTATAAAGCTAGACAAAACCTTGTGAGTTAACCTCTAACTCTCACATGAGTTAACGCACACTGGAGTGGGAGTTTGGAGCTACAAGTTGGAATTTGAAGTCCTACCAAATGAGCCGTATTTAGTACTATGTATCCATAGTACTtacacttaaattttaaataaatcaattaaatttatgaaaaccataattttatcaattaaatttgaaaacacCTAAAAATTTGTCAATATCAcatcatatatagataatgAAATAAAGACGATGGCAACATGAGCAAGGACAAAGCTATGGAACATCAAAATTCACACTGAGCATCCAAATCCATCATCCAAGGGTAGAGACATATATGGTAGAGTGGAGTCGTCATGGTGTTATAGCATGTGATTCGCTCACTTATTTATGTGATTGTCAGTGGTTCAAATAAGAGAGCTTTTATGAAAGGGCAGTAACCCATTGATTGCATTGCCTGAGTAGTATTTTCTACATACtgagtttatatatttggttcGATACAGAgatcagataaaaaaatatttttaattttttaagtaaaagaGAGGACTTTTGGTGCAAGCAATAAGATTCTCCTCCACTGATCACTATAACGTACGCCCGCTGCGTTGTGCTCCACTTGAAACGCCTTCACTTTCATGTCctctgccttttctttttctttcttaataatttatgatatgCAGATGGTATCTCCCCTAGTGGAGTAGAGAGACCACAGTAGCTAGAGATTAAGTGGTGGTGGCATGTGAGCGAGTGCTTATCAGGACAGGTGTGtaccgaggaggaggaggagcatcCAGTACCAAACGGAACGGAATCATGTCCTTTCTATAGGTACGGTATGCCACTAAACCTAACCTACTTtatcagtttatttttattacatcCCGCATGCCTGACCCGCCGGCCGGTTAGActgtgtttaattttttttaaataatgtaGATTGTGTTTAAGTACTTTTGCGACATCTCCTCTCTCGTTTTTAAGTGCTAAACAGTCCGAtttttacaagaaaaatatataaaagttactttacAAAATCACGTTAATTCATTTTCTGAGATTATTTTGTAGCTGCTTTCTTCAGTTCTATAATTcttgttattttaaataatgatgtgattaaacttttaaaactttgactactaataacttaaaatatttagtttcaaaatagtaggacagtatatatatatatatatatatatgagtaatttaatgatttttttagaaaatcacAGTTACAAATAGATTTAGAGAAAAAGTgtcagaacaaaaaaaaatcgaaaggAGTAATACTTATTTAACATGCGCTAGTTCATGGTGCTTTTTTGGAAGGTATGGTTTCCTACCCTACCCTCCGTGAACGAACACAACCAATTTCACTTCCACCGTGACATTCATAATTTGGTATGGCACAGATCTACCCATTTCATCTTTAAAGCCTTTTATTACAGCCCTTCAACTATGacctaaaaaagaaaattttcacgttGATCTTTTTATTGCTTTAATAACTAATAGCCACTGGTAGTTCACAATGATACTTTCttgttaatattttataattctaCACTACTAATTTACTAACTTTTCTAAAGATATAGTCTTAGTAGGAACGGAGCGAGtaaaatggatggatgagTTTAGGTATGAGCATACATACCAAAGGTACAAGTATCGCTTTTCAAGATGCTCGGGCTAGTGGCTACCTGCATGATCGGCTTATTCCTTGTTGTCACATTCATGCTTTCTATCGAAGTGGAGAGACAAATACCTAATATGCTGAGACTCTTTTCACCTCCATGATTAATTGGATACctgtctaaaattaattttgaagcaAACTATCTCAACACCTATGACTAGTGATGAAATTCAGACAAACAATTATCTTGACTTTAAGTTGCGTATCACCAAATTCATAAATCACAaccaattttgtattttacagTTAATAtttacaagttttttttgtcttccAATATTGTTTTCGACTGACGAGAGAAGACCacaaattcttaaaaaaaaaattcgcaGCTTGGATAGCGAGCCAAGTTAGGCCTACTGTGGTCTAAATATACCCCAAAtcacctttttttaaaaaaaaagaatttttagACTCGGTATGGGCATGAGCGTCATATGAATGTGTATGCAGAAATGAATATCTATAATGTAAAAAGTGGCACGAAATTAAAATGGACTCAGTTAAAAATAGTCTGAACAAACATCAAATAACAcgtatatttatgaataataaaataaatttaagactctctctatttttttatttggcgtAATTAACTTTTGgacatatatttaacaatgcatcttatttaaaaatttgacgtCATTAACTTTGGATATATGTTTAACAGTgcatcttattcaaatattatataattattcattaatttgttatgatttgatttattacgaaaagaactttaagaataaattattatttttatatttgcataaaaattttgaataagataatgatcaaatgtttatcGAAAACCaacaaagttaaattttaaaaaccgaAGAGGGTATATAAATTAACGATGAATAAAAAGACTAATATGCCTTAGTTAAATAAGAGGTGTCtgcaggagaaaaaaagaaaaaaacaaaaatgagatTATTCTTACTTGTGCACCAGTGAAAAATGTCGAGATCCATTAGGGGTGTAAGGAGTACTTCCTCTCCCTCCGTCCAAGATATAAGAATAtgtagaatttaaattatgcTCAATAATATAAGAATGTCCCAGTCTAACTACTCATCTTAACTAATcataacttttaatttttcctAACTACTACTACATCTCAACTAATAATAACTCTCTATTCTCTCATACTTAATctcttaaaaaacaattttacacTGGCTGACGAAATTTGAGGCGTATAACCGTATAAGTATAGTATTAGATGAATACATGTAAGTAGAGCACCCAGTGAAATCATGACATGGAGGAGTACTGGAGtatctatgtttttcttttctttttttataaaaaagaaaagattggTGAGAGTAGTCCGAAAAATGAATGATGCGTCTCCATCTCCACCGAACCGAACCGTCCCCGGGGTGCACGGGACCAGTCAACAACTCAAGCAAAAGGGCAAAAACTTTTGTTACCATTATTTGTCAATAGAGGCAGGTTGGGGCCCAGGCGTCGGTGGGTGGGTTGAAAAGATGGATGGGTAAGTTTAGCAAGGAGAGGCGTTTCGTACGAGTCCGCACTGGCAAGCTGTACGATCCGTTCCTTGATCATCTCCTCCCCCGCATCACCCCCTCCCCACTTGACTCGTCTCCTCTGAcctgtactccctccgtaccGTACCTTCCCCTGATCACAATGACCATTTCACCCCCCACTTGCCCACCTATATTTCTCCGTCCTTTTTGTTAAGGGTAGCGTTATATAGATGTTCAGTATTTATAGCTGATTAACATTAATAAGGATTATACCatctaattattataaatcttTAAGTTgtctagtatatatttttccgAATAATGTTGTTGGTACAAACTTTCTGAACAAATCTACAAGATTATCacatgattttatttacaGTAAAATACATGGTCGGTCCTTAAATTTATGCTACGGTTACCACTTAGatccataaacttaaaaaattgtatgttTAAGCCTATGAACTTGTTTCAATGTGCCATccaggtccataaacttattttaaatgtatCATCTAAGTTCATGATTTTAGACGATAAAACGAGTTCACAGATCtatacatgtattttctaagtttatggacctaagtggtaccgtATAATTTACTCtcttatttataatatctATATTTCTCTACTTtggtgtaaatcgtgtgggaACAATAATTTAGAAGAAATATGTTTTGCTATGTTGCTCTTTATatgatatgtatttatttgtgCAATCCAAGCAAAATTATCTTCGTAGATAAAAGTTGGTTTTGTGACAGTATCAATATCACGTGActgttatatataatttataattctgTTCACGTGGaactttttataatataattatttcgaCACTTTTTAGAACGCCATTTGCTTGTACCGTACCTCTGACTCTGAGTGAGGAAGGGAGGGGCAAATGCGGTAACTCACCCAGATTCTTCCCCGGGACACTCTCGTttctcctgctcctcctccttcctcttccatctccatctccatccatACAGCGCCCACCGTTACTAGActccccttcccttcccttcccttgtTGCATGGCCGCCCGCGACGccaagcgccgccgcctcaacCTCGCCCtctccccgcccccgcccctccacgacctcgccgacgagctcctcTTCCTCATCCTCGACAGCCTCGCTGCCGACGACCCACGCGCCCTCAAGTCCTTCGCCCTCGTATCCCGCGCCTGCcacgccgccgagtcgcgccaccgccgcctcctccgccccttCCGCCCCgacctcctcccctccgcgctCGCTCGCTACCCTCATGTCTCCCGCCTCGATCTCTCCCTCTGCCCACGCGTCCCcgacgccgccctcgccgcgctctccgccgcgccctccctcTCCACCGTTGACCTCTCCCGCTCCAGGGgcttcggcgccgccggcctcgccgcgctcgtcgccgcatGCCCGAATCTCACGGACCTCGACCTGTCCAATGGCCTCGACCtcggcgacgccgcggcggcggaggtggccaAGGCGCGCCGCCTTCATAGGCTCTCGCTCTCGCGATGCAAGCGCCTCACGGACATGGGGCTCGGCTGCATCGCCGTCGGCTGCCCGGACCTGAGGGACCTCTCTCTCAGGTGGTGCATCGGGGTCACACATCTCGGCCTCGACCTCCTCGCCCTCAAGTGCAAGAAGCTCAACGTCCTGGATCTCTCCTACACCATGGTATTCCTTTACTTCTCCATTTCTCCgctccatttttttctatttttatttcttcctGTACCTAGACGACAGAGAAACGTCCTCTACTcccatctatatatatgttctcttGACTTGAAAGGTCATTTTTTTGTGAAACATTACAGTTTTTTTGGTCTTGGTTGTTGTTACTTTGTGAATCTACGGAGTAGCTGTTTCGTGATCCCTGGAGCTGACATGAATTTTacctcaaaaataaatttggcatACGACGGTACAAGCGCTTAGGAAATTGGACTGTTCTTGATCTGCAGATGCTCTTATCTGTAACAAAAATGATATTTGCCTCACCTTTTCAACTGTCAGACtctgtagtagtagtattagCTAGTACTCCTGCTTCTAGCtccagttattttttttaacagcatttttttggttataGGGTAATTATTTCCCTTAATTTTGCTGACATGCCAACCACACTCGTCCgactaataaaaaatggcCGTGCAGATCGTAAAAAAGTGCTTCCCAGCCATCATGAAGCTACAGAATCTACAAGTGTTACTACTGGTGGGATGTAACGGAATCGATGATGATGCCCTTTCTAGTCTTGATCAACAGTGCAGCAGATCACTACAGGTAATCATCAAGTCTTATCTTTTTCACCGTGAGCGCTTTGTTATATCACCTAAATTTGATTCTAATTACTATCCTTGTTTAATATCTCCTGCTTGAGTATTTTCAGTTAGCTTCTTCAACTATGTAGTGTTATGTGAATGTTGTAGTTTTCCAAGCATGTATGTGcctaatatattgttttatacatGCCAATACTATAAGGATATTGCTACTGAAACAAGTTGGACTATAGGTTCAGATCCTTTCTCTCTGGCATGGAAAACGGGGTGGCTCATTACTTCATGATCAATTAAatgttagctataaaaaacttgaaaaatggattaatataattctTCATAGCaaatttcctatagaattttttttccgaaaaacacaccgtttagtagcTTGGAAAGCGTGCACtcggaaaacgagggagttAGTAGCTTGGGAAGCGTGCACtcggaaaacgagggagtaGACATAGAGATGGGAACCATGGCTGCCAAACGTATCTGAAATGTGATATCCTTCAATAATCAACAGTAAGAGTATCGGAGGTTCTGGTCACTGAgattgaaattatatatgtactctttCAGGTGCTTGATATGTCAAACTCTTGCAATATTACTCATGTTGGTATTATGTCCGTTGTGAAGGCAATGCCAAATCTGTTGGAACTGAATCTATCATACTGCTCTCCTGTAAGTATCCACTGTTTATTTGCATCACCTGGATATTGCTTGAGTGCAGTTTATTCATACTGTTCTTGCGGCAGGTTACTCCTCCTATGTCGAGCAGCTTCGAACTGATCTGTAAATTGCGGACCTTGAAGCTTGATGGTTGCCAATTCATGGCTGATGGACTAAAATTGATTGGAAAATCCTGTATTTCTTTGAGGGAGTTAAGTTTGAGCAAATGTTCTGGAGTGACAGATACAGATCTGTCTTTTGTTGtgtcaagactgaaaaatttGCTGAAGCTGGATGTTACTTGTTGTCACAAAATCACTGATGtttcattagctgccatcacAACCTCATGCCCCTCCCTCATCTCTCTGAGAATGGAGTCCTGTAGCCTTCTTTCTAGCAAAGGATTACAACTGATTGGAAAACGATGTACTCGCTTGGAGGAGTTGGACCTTACTGATACCGATTTGGATGATGAAGGTTTGAAAGCTCTCTCTCGATGCAGCAAACTTTCAAGCCTAAAAATTGGCATATGCTTGAGGATAACTGATGAGGGCCTTAGCCATATTAGCAAGTCCTGTCCAGATCTCCGAGATATCGATTTGTACAGGTTATTACTTGCACATCGTGTTGTTGTTTCTCTTCCCTTTTGTGCTAGGACTAACTAATAGCTTTTGTTTCCCTTCCCTTTTGTGCTAGGACTAACTAATAGCTTTTGTTTCAGGTCTGGGGCCATCAGTGATGAAGGGGTTACTTGTATGGCTCAAGGATGCCCAATGTTAGAGTCTATCAATTTGTCCTACTGCACAAAAATAACAGACTGCTCATTGAGATCACTTTCAAAATGCATAAAGCTGAATACATTGGAGATTCGTGGCTGCCCCATGGTTTCCTCTGCTGGTCTCGCAGAAATAGCGACAGGATGCAGGCTACTTTCCAAGCTTGATATCAAGAAATGCTTTAAGATCAATGACTTGGGAATGATATTCCTTTCCCAATTCTCTCACAACCTCCGGCAGGTATTAGCCCTTTCTGATGTAAATGAAACAATTGCGATACCATGTTTCACAATTGTGTTAATAACATCTCCTCGTAACCACAGATAAACTTATCGTATTGTTCGGTCACCGACATTGGACTTATCTCCCTTTCAAGCATATGTGGCCTGCAGAACGTGACCATTGTGCATTTATCGGGTGTTACACCAAATGGACTCATAGCTGCTCTTATGGTCTTTGGTTTGAGAAAAGTGAAGCTTCATGAAGCATTCAAAGCCATGGTTCCTCTGCAAATGCTCAAAGTTGTTGAGGCCCGTGGTTGTATTTTCCAGTGGGTTAATAAGCCCTACCAGGTATTATactatatttcttttctggTTATACAAAGTAAGAAGCTAGGTTTACTTGTGTAGAAGAATTAAAATACAAAGCGGTTTACTAGTATATTTTGGCCATCTTCATTAGCTAGGATGCTGTTTATTAGAAAGCAGTGTCTGATAACAGGCATGGTCTTGGCAGGTTGCGCTAGAACCGTGTGACGTATGGAAGCAGCAATCACAAGATTTGCTTGTACAATGAAAGGTTTCAAAGATATAAGTTGTGGAGAACCAGGGCATGTTTTGTGGTTCAATGCAAGGCTACTATCCTGCAATCCTACAGAATGAGCTTCAGAGTTTCTGTGCCATTAGATGATACAGACTGAGTAGCGGATCGAATTACTGACGGTAGCTTGGACAGAAAACTGATGTACATtgttattttgcatttttgcTTGTTTGCCGGTGAACAAGAGAGAGGTTATATTTGTGTTGTTGTATAGCACAAGCATGAATGGAAGTGATCATTTTTGGGTCTTGTAGCATATGTGCTATGCCTTGTAGTGCCTTTTTGATACACAAGTTGATTATTGGAACATTGCATTTTCAATATAATTGGTGATATAGCATTTTTCATCTCCTTAGTGTTTATGTGCAATCATGGAATTGAAGTGGTGGGTCAAAATCTCAATACTTCCTTGCCTGACTTTACCACTTTATATTAGTTTGCTCTGAAGGTTAACTAGTAGTTGAGACATGGTAGCGGCCTGGGATGGCTCTTCAGCCATGGTCAGGCAACACTGGTTGTTACTACTCCAGCAGAAAGATGAAGTGATTTATATCATGGCCAAATGCATAAAATGGTTATTGTCTTTTGGGCGATGTCGCCGCTGTGACAAACGGCAAGTGTTCCCAAGGACAGATGAGAGTTGCTCTTCAAAGTCATTGAAGAGGGAGAATGGGAGCTAGGGCTAAGGAGGCGACTCATCATCAACTGTGCCTGTGAGCTGAGCTGAGAAAATAATTGCAAGTAACCAACGTCCCAATCGAACAGTTGCCATAATGAGCAGCGTCCCTCCAACCCGTCGTGGCCTTTGCGTTGGCTTCAGTTCAGGGATCCCTccatgctctctctctctctctctttgccCTCCCTCCATCACTGGATGTGCATGTGTGTGATCAGAGTCTACAAACTCGATCTTCAGAGAGAAACTTGGCATTCTATATGAGTTACCTGTACTGTACGACAGGCATGCATGTTACTCCTATCCTATATGAGCCACCACACCAAGAAGATGCAGCGGCATGTCCATCCGTCCCCATTAATGGAGATGGGGTGCCTGATCCCCAACGCACAACATCACCATCAATGATAAAAACAAAGCTACTTCAACCAGCGGCATTAAACTCCCTCTCAGATGCAGCTACTCACCATACTAATCCTAGTCCTAGtcgaggaaggaggaggagctacCTCTCGCACCAGCAATGGGGATCTGCTGTAGCAAGGCCAAGGACGAGCTTGAGGACGAGGGCTTCCCATGGAAGCACGACGCCTTCTTCCACGACCAGCTTTGGACCGCTGGCGTCTCCATGCACACCAAGCAAGGCTGGAAGGGCGCCAACCAGGACGCCATGACTACCTGCCAGGTAAACTAGCTCTCCACTGCTTGGATTCATCGGAAGAACAACTCCTCTACTCTGCTTGCAtcttcactctctctctctcaatgcTTCTTCTGCTTAGCTTCTTGTCTgtacaatgttttttttccatttctgtACTATAATGTATACGAGCTGTCCATGGAAGGAATACGACTACAAAAAGTTctcatttttgttttccacTACAAACTGATTTTTCAGAACATGATATGGGCATCATACACTAGATCCATCTCTGCTTTGCTGAAACTGAAATTTTCCAATACGAACTGTACCTGCATTTCTGTAATAACCTGTATTTAGTTCAGATGTACCTCAATTTCCCTAGCCTAGCACCTCCAATGCAAGTACATTACCCTTTTCCTCTTGATGTGCATCATTCACTTAGGATATAAGATAATCTTCAATCTTGATGTGCTACCTGTGTCAAGTTGCTTAGGACTTTGCTGGGCGAAAGGGCCAGATCTTTTGTGGAGTTTTTGATGGACATGGACCTCTTGGAAGGGAAGTTGCACGCCATGTCCGCGACACACTTCCAATGAAACTGTCCTCCTCTTTGGCACTGAAAACTGAACAAGATCCCTCCAGCAACATAGATAAGGATTCCCTGGATAAGTCAAATTGCACCTCATTCAGTGATACAAGCGATGAAAAACAATTGTTACACACCTGGAAGAACATATTTGTCAAGACATTTGAGGATGTGGATGAGGATCTGAGGCAACATTCTAGAATTGACTGCATTTGTAGTGGCACAACTGCTGTCACTGTCGTTAGACAGGTACGGACGCAGTTTTTTAGCATTAGGCTTTTTAATGTTCTATAACTACACTGTTCTTGCTAAGCTTCTGAAACCATCAGATGCAGTAAACTAAACTTGCCGAATTTTCTGTGTATGTTACTGTTGTGCATTTCATGGCCGAAGACAGAATTCTTAAATAATTCTGTTTAAATTCACAAATACTCTTCTTATTCATAGGGTGATCACCTGATGATTGCAAATTTGGGCGATTCGCGTGCTGTTCTATGCACCCGGGACAGCAAGGACCGCCCAATTCCAGTCCAACTCACCACTGACTTGAAACCAGATCTTCCAAGTAAGCCTCCCTGAATTTTTCTCATATCCAGAAATGTCTGAATTCACACATTCATTTGTCATTTATATGGGCTTGTGAATGTTACAGGTGAAGCTGAGAGGATCCTAAATTGCAAAGGCCGGGTTTTCGCAATGGATGACGAGCCGGACGTACCTAGGCTGTGGCTACCAGACCAAGACGCGCCAGGCCTCGCCATGGCAAGGGCCTTTGGTGACTTCTGCTTGAAGAGCCATGGGCTGATTTGTACACCAGAAGTCTATTACAGGAAGCTATCTGACAAAGATGAATTCTTGGTGCTTGCTACTGATGGCGTAAGAAAGATTTTTATCTGACATATCATTTCTACCAAAAGTAGCGACCGCCATCAAAATTGTCTTTGATTTAACCTCCAAGCATTCATTCACTGCCATTATCAAGAGTAACAAAACATTCTTTTTCTTGTATCACTAGTACAGCTACTACAAATGAAATGAGCACAAAATTAATAGCACAAAGCTATATGGTTGCAGCCAGAAAAAGCGACTGTTAACTGAAAAATGAATCCTTTTGCCTCAAATCGATCGAATTGTTGTTGGTGCAGATATGGGACGTTCTATCCAACAAGGAGGTGATCAAGATCGTGTCATCGGCCACTGACCATTCCAAGGCGGCCAAGCAGCTCGTGGAGCGGGCGGTGCGCGCGTGGCGGCGCAAGTTCCCGACGTCGATGGTCGACGACTGCGCCGTCGTCTGCCTCTTCCTGAAGCCATCTTCGTCGGAGGAGAGCACGCCGGGGGACGGCAAGCCTCAGGCCGTGTCGTTCACGGGCAGCTTCCGCAAGGTCctgggaggcggcgccggcggcgaggcggatgATGGGACGAACAACGTGTGGAGAGCTCTGGAGGGGGTGGCCAGG from Oryza brachyantha chromosome 12, ObraRS2, whole genome shotgun sequence encodes:
- the LOC121056072 gene encoding probable protein phosphatase 2C 73; translated protein: MGICCSKAKDELEDEGFPWKHDAFFHDQLWTAGVSMHTKQGWKGANQDAMTTCQDFAGRKGQIFCGVFDGHGPLGREVARHVRDTLPMKLSSSLALKTEQDPSSNIDKDSLDKSNCTSFSDTSDEKQLLHTWKNIFVKTFEDVDEDLRQHSRIDCICSGTTAVTVVRQGDHLMIANLGDSRAVLCTRDSKDRPIPVQLTTDLKPDLPSEAERILNCKGRVFAMDDEPDVPRLWLPDQDAPGLAMARAFGDFCLKSHGLICTPEVYYRKLSDKDEFLVLATDGIWDVLSNKEVIKIVSSATDHSKAAKQLVERAVRAWRRKFPTSMVDDCAVVCLFLKPSSSEESTPGDGKPQAVSFTGSFRKVLGGGAGGEADDGTNNVWRALEGVARVNSVVRLPRMGAVLSWRRRSTSLEEDDETRID
- the LOC102710162 gene encoding F-box/LRR-repeat protein 3-like — its product is MAARDAKRRRLNLALSPPPPLHDLADELLFLILDSLAADDPRALKSFALVSRACHAAESRHRRLLRPFRPDLLPSALARYPHVSRLDLSLCPRVPDAALAALSAAPSLSTVDLSRSRGFGAAGLAALVAACPNLTDLDLSNGLDLGDAAAAEVAKARRLHRLSLSRCKRLTDMGLGCIAVGCPDLRDLSLRWCIGVTHLGLDLLALKCKKLNVLDLSYTMIVKKCFPAIMKLQNLQVLLLVGCNGIDDDALSSLDQQCSRSLQVLDMSNSCNITHVGIMSVVKAMPNLLELNLSYCSPVTPPMSSSFELICKLRTLKLDGCQFMADGLKLIGKSCISLRELSLSKCSGVTDTDLSFVVSRLKNLLKLDVTCCHKITDVSLAAITTSCPSLISLRMESCSLLSSKGLQLIGKRCTRLEELDLTDTDLDDEGLKALSRCSKLSSLKIGICLRITDEGLSHISKSCPDLRDIDLYRSGAISDEGVTCMAQGCPMLESINLSYCTKITDCSLRSLSKCIKLNTLEIRGCPMVSSAGLAEIATGCRLLSKLDIKKCFKINDLGMIFLSQFSHNLRQINLSYCSVTDIGLISLSSICGLQNVTIVHLSGVTPNGLIAALMVFGLRKVKLHEAFKAMVPLQMLKVVEARGCIFQWVNKPYQVALEPCDVWKQQSQDLLVQ